One Clostridium estertheticum DNA segment encodes these proteins:
- the truA gene encoding tRNA pseudouridine(38-40) synthase TruA — MRNIKIVIEYDGTKYKGWQRLGDSDNTIQHKIETVLSKMAGENIEITASGRTDAGVHATNQVANFRTESSMSDHKMRSYCYEYLPEDIVVKSVEEVDMNFHARYNAKVKKYVYNICNNKAHNVFNRKYEYHIPQPLNIEKMRKASEYLIGEHDFQSFTTLKTKKKSTVRNIYTINIVNEDGNIEISIQGNGFMKNMVRLIVGTLIEVGLGERPADGINDILDKKERKYSGHIAPAKGLFLDEVNY, encoded by the coding sequence ATGAGAAATATAAAAATTGTAATAGAATATGATGGTACTAAGTATAAAGGATGGCAAAGACTTGGAGATAGTGATAATACGATTCAACACAAAATAGAAACCGTTTTAAGCAAAATGGCGGGGGAAAATATCGAAATTACCGCGTCTGGTAGAACAGATGCAGGAGTACATGCAACAAACCAAGTAGCGAACTTTAGAACAGAATCTAGTATGTCAGACCATAAAATGCGTAGTTACTGTTATGAATATTTACCAGAAGATATTGTAGTGAAATCAGTTGAAGAAGTTGATATGAATTTCCATGCAAGGTACAATGCCAAGGTTAAAAAGTATGTTTATAATATTTGTAATAATAAAGCACACAATGTATTTAACAGAAAATATGAATACCATATACCACAACCTTTAAATATTGAAAAAATGAGAAAAGCATCAGAATATTTAATAGGAGAACATGATTTCCAAAGTTTTACAACGCTTAAAACTAAGAAAAAATCAACTGTAAGAAACATTTATACTATAAATATTGTGAATGAAGATGGAAATATAGAAATTAGTATTCAAGGAAATGGATTTATGAAAAATATGGTAAGGTTAATAGTTGGAACTCTTATTGAAGTAGGTCTGGGTGAAAGACCCGCAGACGGAATCAATGATATTTTAGATAAAAAGGAAAGAAAATATTCAGGACATATTGCACCAGCTAAAGGATTATTTCTAGATGAAGTTAATTATTAA
- a CDS encoding ATP-binding protein: MEKLYINIDNTEYLKFKVMDNIKNNGYSSNYWGGDFISIPAIKKISNCIVDLIEGINGVENQAEYTEISSIIINNMIKYIEVQGIEKLNIGFIIGTFKCYRNSYIDVVLEEDCHNKSKLRITNYIERFFDKLEIAACSEELFIGKVKKTEDALRESEDRYKKLIEVMPDAMYVHDHGKIAYTNKAGAKLMGYLEPEEILGKSSYELLEIDDYNKILIQQQDDITMRSGYLSPVERKYFRKSDGKCLEVETTATVITSDSEKIILSITRDISERKRIEFLKQKVRQKTLLLNKTIEYNKLRTEFFANISHELRTPLNMILGSIQLVNITTNDKVIINPEIKIEKYMSIIKQNCYRLVRLVDNLIDITKIDAGYLDISLQNGDIVKVVEDIALSVVEYVESKGLELIFDTDIEEKFMAFDADKIERIMLNLISNAIKFTKPCGKIYVNIQNKQENIVISVRDTGIGVPIEKQNEIFERFIQVDKSLSRKQEGSGIGLSLVKSLVEMHEGKIYINKEITEGTEFVIELPVKILDNIKASNEIYNSAENDIERIKIEFSDIYS, translated from the coding sequence GTGGAAAAGTTGTATATTAACATTGATAATACTGAATATCTAAAATTTAAAGTAATGGATAATATAAAGAATAATGGTTATAGTAGTAATTATTGGGGGGGAGACTTTATTTCTATTCCTGCTATAAAAAAAATATCTAATTGTATCGTTGATCTTATTGAAGGTATTAATGGGGTAGAAAATCAAGCAGAGTACACAGAAATTTCATCTATAATTATTAATAATATGATTAAATATATTGAAGTGCAAGGCATTGAAAAGCTTAATATTGGATTTATTATAGGCACGTTTAAGTGCTATAGAAACTCATATATTGATGTTGTTTTAGAAGAGGATTGCCATAATAAAAGTAAGCTGAGAATTACTAATTATATAGAGAGATTTTTTGATAAATTAGAAATAGCGGCTTGTAGTGAGGAATTATTCATTGGAAAAGTAAAGAAAACTGAAGATGCACTAAGAGAAAGTGAAGACCGTTATAAAAAGCTTATAGAAGTCATGCCAGATGCTATGTATGTTCATGACCATGGCAAGATAGCTTATACAAATAAAGCTGGTGCTAAGCTAATGGGATATTTAGAGCCGGAAGAAATATTAGGTAAATCATCCTATGAATTGTTAGAAATCGACGATTATAATAAAATACTAATACAACAGCAAGATGATATTACCATGAGAAGTGGCTATTTATCTCCTGTTGAAAGAAAATATTTTAGAAAAAGTGATGGTAAATGTTTGGAAGTAGAGACTACAGCCACTGTAATAACATCTGATAGTGAAAAAATAATTTTAAGTATTACAAGAGACATATCTGAGCGTAAAAGGATAGAATTTTTAAAACAAAAAGTTAGGCAAAAGACACTTTTACTAAATAAAACTATTGAATATAATAAACTAAGAACAGAATTTTTTGCCAATATATCCCATGAATTAAGAACACCACTAAATATGATACTGGGATCTATTCAACTTGTAAACATTACAACCAATGATAAGGTAATAATAAACCCTGAAATTAAGATTGAAAAATATATGTCCATCATAAAGCAAAATTGTTACAGATTAGTGAGGCTAGTAGATAATCTCATAGACATTACAAAAATTGATGCAGGCTACTTAGATATTAGTTTGCAAAATGGAGACATTGTAAAAGTAGTAGAGGATATAGCGTTATCTGTAGTAGAATATGTTGAGAGTAAGGGTCTAGAACTTATTTTTGACACTGATATTGAAGAAAAGTTTATGGCCTTTGATGCAGATAAAATTGAAAGAATTATGTTGAATTTAATATCCAATGCTATTAAATTTACTAAGCCTTGCGGGAAGATATATGTTAACATACAAAACAAACAGGAAAATATAGTAATATCTGTAAGAGACACAGGAATCGGTGTGCCAATAGAAAAACAAAATGAAATTTTCGAAAGATTTATTCAGGTAGATAAATCACTATCTAGAAAACAAGAAGGTAGTGGTATAGGTTTATCACTAGTTAAATCATTAGTTGAAATGCATGAAGGAAAAATATACATCAATAAAGAAATAACTGAGGGTACCGAATTTGTCATTGAACTGCCAGTTAAAATTTTAGATAATATAAAAGCAAGTAATGAAATTTACAATTCAGCTGAAAATGATATCGAAAGGATAAAAATCGAGTTCTCTGATATATACTCATAA